A part of Curtobacterium sp. MCLR17_036 genomic DNA contains:
- a CDS encoding response regulator transcription factor, which produces MRIVIADDNTIVREGLAALLQGRGHDVVAAVGTGEAVLPAIASEQVDVAVMDIRMPPTHTDEGVRAAVRLKAARPEVGVLLFSQYAEVGWARALLDVATVGVGYLLKDRVAEVTTFIDSLQQVAAGHVVLDPEVAAALVQAPRPLRDRLDQLTARETDVLRLMAEGRSNAAIAEALFLSGGTVEKHVTAVFAKLGLEATPSDHRRVLAVLRFLSA; this is translated from the coding sequence GTGAGGATCGTCATCGCCGACGACAACACGATCGTCCGCGAGGGCCTGGCGGCGCTGCTGCAGGGCCGGGGCCACGACGTCGTCGCCGCCGTCGGGACCGGCGAGGCCGTGCTGCCCGCGATCGCGTCCGAGCAGGTCGACGTCGCGGTGATGGACATCCGCATGCCGCCGACGCACACCGACGAGGGCGTCCGGGCCGCCGTCCGGTTGAAGGCCGCCCGCCCGGAGGTCGGCGTGCTGCTGTTCTCGCAGTACGCCGAGGTCGGGTGGGCGCGTGCGCTGCTCGACGTGGCGACCGTCGGGGTGGGCTACCTGCTCAAGGACCGGGTGGCCGAGGTCACGACGTTCATCGACTCGCTGCAGCAGGTGGCCGCCGGACACGTCGTGCTCGACCCCGAGGTGGCGGCCGCGCTCGTGCAGGCACCCCGTCCGCTCCGGGACCGGCTCGACCAGCTGACCGCCCGCGAGACCGACGTCCTGCGGCTCATGGCGGAGGGGCGCTCGAACGCGGCGATCGCCGAGGCGCTCTTCCTGTCCGGTGGCACCGTCGAGAAGCACGTGACGGCGGTCTTCGCGAAGCTCGGGCTCGAGGCGACGCCGTCCGACCACCGACGGGTGCTGGCCGTCCTGCGCTTCCTGTCCGCCTAG
- a CDS encoding CGNR zinc finger domain-containing protein — MVTADTAPPFPRVGGHPAFDLVDTVHWRLDERRAIDTLASFDDVVAWCAQFGVLADEPDALRSLARRDPSGAAEEHAAVLALREAVHDAVFAASPSAVGLIAREHVAALARASLVRGPDERSWSWRVPTDLTGPRAAIAMLAQDLVTSDLSAARQCADDACGWVYLDTSPRHNRVWCTAAGCGNRNRVARHQARKRA; from the coding sequence ATGGTCACGGCAGACACGGCCCCGCCGTTCCCCCGGGTCGGCGGGCACCCCGCGTTCGACCTCGTCGACACGGTCCACTGGCGCCTCGACGAGCGGCGTGCGATCGACACGTTGGCGTCGTTCGACGACGTCGTCGCCTGGTGCGCGCAGTTCGGTGTCCTCGCCGACGAACCGGACGCCCTGCGGTCGCTGGCCCGACGGGATCCCTCGGGTGCCGCGGAGGAGCACGCCGCCGTCCTCGCCCTCCGCGAGGCGGTCCACGACGCGGTGTTCGCGGCGTCCCCGTCCGCCGTCGGGCTGATCGCGCGGGAACACGTCGCCGCCCTCGCGCGCGCCTCGCTCGTCCGGGGGCCGGACGAGCGGTCCTGGTCGTGGCGTGTCCCGACCGACCTGACGGGTCCACGAGCGGCGATCGCGATGCTCGCGCAGGACCTGGTGACCTCCGACCTCAGCGCGGCACGGCAGTGCGCCGACGACGCCTGCGGCTGGGTCTACCTGGACACGTCGCCGCGGCACAACCGCGTCTGGTGCACCGCGGCCGGGTGCGGCAACCGCAACCGGGTGGCGCGGCACCAGGCGCGGAAGCGGGCCTGA
- a CDS encoding TetR/AcrR family transcriptional regulator, whose amino-acid sequence MPQTPPLIERKQRAARDRIVRAAGELFAERGFADVSVSDIAERAEVGRTTFFRHFGDKQEVVFAREQSLLEALTAEHLGDVDPGDRSARSAVAALQPLVLRLCAHVTEDPEDFARHERLVAASTELRGRSAAKAQLVAERLSALLVDGGWDEPTARFAGQIALACSATARALSGRPERLVDDTRAAFERALTLGADPT is encoded by the coding sequence GTGCCTCAGACGCCCCCGCTCATCGAGCGCAAGCAGCGTGCCGCCCGGGACCGCATCGTGCGTGCCGCGGGCGAGCTGTTCGCCGAGCGCGGCTTCGCGGACGTGTCGGTGTCCGACATCGCCGAGCGGGCCGAGGTCGGGCGGACCACGTTCTTCCGCCACTTCGGCGACAAGCAGGAGGTCGTGTTCGCCCGCGAGCAGTCGCTGCTCGAGGCCCTCACCGCGGAGCACCTGGGCGACGTGGACCCCGGTGACCGGTCGGCGCGGAGCGCGGTCGCAGCGCTGCAGCCCCTGGTGCTGCGTCTCTGCGCCCACGTCACCGAGGACCCCGAGGACTTCGCCCGGCACGAACGGCTCGTCGCGGCGAGCACCGAGCTCCGGGGGCGCAGTGCCGCGAAGGCACAGCTCGTCGCCGAGCGGTTGAGCGCCCTCCTGGTGGACGGCGGCTGGGACGAGCCGACGGCGCGCTTCGCCGGGCAGATCGCCCTGGCCTGCTCCGCCACCGCCCGGGCATTGTCGGGCCGCCCGGAACGCCTGGTTGACGACACGCGTGCGGCGTTCGAGCGGGCGCTCACCCTGGGTGCCGATCCGACCTGA
- a CDS encoding MFS transporter, giving the protein MIDDESISARRPGLGPDFARFWVAQGASSVGAQVSELAVPLLAVIVLHASAAEVGLLGAARWVPFLVLALPLGVLVDRCRRRPVLVTADVARAVLTVAVVVLAFSGRLTLPTLVLAVGLLGVGTVAFEVAYQSFLPTVVHRAHLERANGRLQATASAAEVGGPGLAGLLVQVLSAPWALLAHAVTYVVSAVSLVGIATPERRPGRSGRSALRDLGDGLLFVRRDRYLIGLLGFAAIYNLFAQWVMVLFTVHAVRTLGLTAGTLGIVLGLGAVGAVLGAAAAPSSVRRFGAGPVMVACAAAECLALAVLPVVDVSWTAPVVLGVLVAVFAVNGAGTSLSSVVALTLRQLRTPDDLLGRVNATMRWLSYGVVAVGAAVGGVVGEALGTRTGIAIGCAGTLLTVVWVVASPLRRIGDPALLAVGPVTGAAPPSGR; this is encoded by the coding sequence GTGATCGACGACGAGAGCATTAGTGCACGCCGCCCCGGGCTCGGCCCCGACTTCGCGCGCTTCTGGGTCGCCCAGGGGGCCTCCTCGGTGGGGGCGCAGGTCAGCGAGCTCGCGGTACCGCTGCTGGCGGTGATCGTGCTGCACGCGTCGGCCGCCGAGGTCGGGCTCCTCGGTGCCGCCCGCTGGGTGCCGTTCCTCGTGCTCGCGCTGCCGCTCGGCGTGCTGGTGGACCGGTGCCGACGGCGGCCGGTCCTCGTCACCGCCGACGTCGCACGCGCCGTCCTGACCGTCGCGGTCGTCGTCCTCGCGTTCTCCGGTCGGCTCACGCTGCCGACCCTCGTCCTCGCGGTCGGCCTGCTCGGGGTCGGCACGGTCGCGTTCGAGGTGGCCTACCAGTCGTTCCTGCCGACGGTCGTGCACCGGGCGCACCTCGAGCGGGCGAACGGACGCCTGCAGGCCACGGCCTCGGCGGCGGAGGTCGGCGGCCCGGGCCTCGCCGGCCTCCTCGTCCAGGTGTTGTCCGCGCCCTGGGCGCTGCTCGCCCACGCCGTGACGTACGTCGTGTCCGCGGTGTCGCTCGTCGGGATCGCGACGCCGGAGCGCCGGCCGGGTCGCTCGGGGCGGAGCGCCCTGCGGGACCTCGGCGACGGGCTGCTGTTCGTCCGCCGTGACCGGTACCTGATCGGGCTGCTCGGGTTCGCCGCGATCTACAACCTCTTCGCGCAGTGGGTGATGGTGCTCTTCACCGTCCACGCCGTCCGGACGCTCGGGCTGACGGCCGGCACCCTCGGGATCGTCCTGGGGCTCGGCGCGGTGGGAGCCGTCCTCGGAGCGGCCGCCGCCCCGTCGAGCGTGCGCCGCTTCGGAGCCGGTCCGGTGATGGTCGCCTGCGCTGCGGCCGAGTGCCTCGCCCTGGCGGTCCTGCCCGTCGTCGACGTGTCCTGGACGGCACCGGTCGTCCTCGGGGTGCTCGTCGCGGTGTTCGCGGTCAACGGCGCCGGCACGTCGCTGTCGAGCGTCGTCGCCCTGACCCTCCGGCAGCTCCGCACACCGGACGACCTGCTCGGTCGCGTCAACGCGACGATGCGCTGGTTGTCGTACGGCGTCGTCGCGGTGGGCGCGGCCGTCGGCGGCGTCGTGGGCGAGGCCCTCGGCACGCGGACCGGCATCGCGATCGGCTGCGCCGGCACACTCCTGACGGTCGTCTGGGTCGTCGCGTCGCCGCTCCGACGGATCGGCGACCCGGCACTCCTCGCGGTCGGGCCGGTGACGGGGGCGGCGCCACCGAGCGGGCGGTGA
- a CDS encoding bile acid:sodium symporter codes for MAWLERRQVALYLTTIAVAAVVGTLLPGAGHLDAAIEPVLAVLLLATFLGVPFVGIGRSLRDGRFLVAVGVLGFVVVPVVAFLLSRVVADQPALLVGVLLVLLAPCIDYVVVFAGLAGGAADRLLAVAPLTMLAQVLLLPLFLLLSAGPEALAAVRVEPFVRAFLVLIAAPMVAAALVQWWARHRRAGVLVERAAAGAMVPLLMATLFAVVASQVRTVGGSVPGLLTVAAVFVAFVVVMVPLGIAAGRLARLDVPGTRALVFSGVTRNSLVVLPIALALPPPLSSAPVVVVTQTLVELVAVVVLVRLVPRFVPDRGTAAT; via the coding sequence GTGGCCTGGCTCGAGCGGCGCCAGGTCGCGCTGTACCTGACGACCATCGCCGTCGCGGCGGTCGTCGGCACCCTGTTGCCCGGTGCGGGGCACCTCGACGCGGCGATCGAACCGGTGCTCGCCGTGCTGCTCCTGGCGACCTTCCTCGGCGTTCCGTTCGTCGGCATCGGGCGGTCACTGCGCGACGGCAGGTTCCTCGTCGCGGTCGGCGTGCTCGGCTTCGTCGTCGTCCCGGTGGTCGCCTTCCTGCTGTCGCGCGTCGTCGCCGACCAACCGGCACTGCTCGTCGGCGTGCTGCTCGTCCTGCTGGCACCCTGCATCGACTACGTCGTCGTGTTCGCCGGTCTCGCCGGGGGCGCAGCCGACCGGCTCCTCGCCGTCGCACCGCTGACGATGCTGGCGCAGGTCCTGCTCCTGCCGCTCTTCCTGCTGCTGTCCGCCGGTCCGGAGGCGCTCGCCGCCGTGCGGGTCGAGCCGTTCGTCCGCGCCTTCCTGGTGCTCATCGCCGCCCCGATGGTCGCGGCAGCCCTGGTGCAGTGGTGGGCGCGGCACCGACGTGCCGGCGTGCTCGTCGAGCGTGCCGCCGCCGGCGCGATGGTCCCGTTGCTCATGGCGACCCTGTTCGCCGTCGTCGCGTCGCAGGTCCGGACGGTCGGCGGGTCGGTGCCCGGGCTGCTCACCGTGGCGGCCGTCTTCGTCGCGTTCGTCGTGGTCATGGTCCCGCTCGGCATCGCCGCCGGGCGCCTCGCCCGCCTCGACGTGCCGGGGACCCGCGCGCTGGTGTTCAGCGGGGTGACCCGCAACTCCCTCGTGGTGCTGCCGATCGCGCTGGCGCTGCCGCCGCCGCTGTCGTCCGCACCCGTGGTCGTGGTGACGCAGACCCTCGTCGAGCTCGTGGCCGTGGTCGTGCTGGTCCGACTCGTCCCGCGCTTCGTGCCCGACCGCGGGACCGCCGCGACCTGA
- a CDS encoding formate/nitrite transporter family protein: MSDDRRRELGDSDAPVEDEIHESFDAIVEEGAERLQRSIRVVLTTGFAGGLEIGLGVMAYLAVLHQTDDHLLAGLAFSIGLVALYLAHSELFTENFLLPITALVARQGTPLQLVRLWVGTLLANLAGGWLFMWIVVQAFPQWHTVLIESGRHYVDAPFGLQTAMLAVLGGSTITLVTRMQQGTDSDPAKIVAAVVGGFALSGLQLFHSILDSLLVFGAIQAGADVSLGQWAGWFGYTLLFNVLGGLVLVTALRLVRSAELVGDRRRDSADEPDRSSREQADR, translated from the coding sequence ATGAGCGATGACCGACGCCGCGAGCTGGGCGACAGCGATGCCCCGGTGGAGGACGAGATCCACGAGTCCTTCGACGCGATCGTCGAGGAGGGCGCCGAGCGGCTGCAACGCTCGATCCGCGTCGTCCTGACCACCGGGTTCGCCGGGGGGCTCGAGATCGGTCTCGGCGTGATGGCGTACTTGGCCGTGCTGCACCAGACCGACGACCACCTGCTCGCCGGACTGGCCTTCAGCATCGGCCTCGTCGCCCTGTACCTCGCGCACAGCGAGCTCTTCACCGAGAACTTCCTGCTGCCGATCACCGCGCTCGTCGCCCGGCAGGGCACGCCCCTGCAACTGGTGCGGCTCTGGGTCGGCACGCTCCTGGCCAACCTGGCCGGCGGGTGGCTGTTCATGTGGATCGTCGTGCAGGCGTTCCCCCAGTGGCACACGGTGCTCATCGAGAGCGGACGGCACTACGTCGACGCACCGTTCGGCCTGCAGACCGCCATGCTCGCGGTCCTCGGCGGCAGCACGATCACCCTCGTGACCAGGATGCAGCAGGGCACCGATTCGGACCCGGCGAAGATCGTCGCCGCCGTGGTCGGCGGGTTCGCCCTGTCCGGCCTGCAGCTGTTCCACTCGATCCTCGACTCGTTGCTCGTCTTCGGGGCGATCCAGGCGGGTGCCGACGTCTCGCTCGGGCAGTGGGCAGGGTGGTTCGGGTACACCCTGCTGTTCAACGTGCTCGGCGGGCTCGTGCTCGTCACGGCGCTGCGGCTCGTGCGCTCCGCCGAGCTGGTGGGCGACCGACGCCGGGACTCGGCCGACGAACCCGACCGGTCGAGTCGCGAACAGGCTGATCGGTGA
- a CDS encoding ASCH domain-containing protein: MWAEYVGSRPLGQVDDEHTVEHFGDTARLADELLQIVLDGGKRATAELVSEFAHRGDPLPRIGSHWIACDSTGAPRIVIRSTALRIGPFDSADAAFAHAEGEDDRSLRSWQREHRRFWERTCRARGAVWSEHEDIVFEYFSVVWPPAHAD; this comes from the coding sequence ATGTGGGCGGAGTACGTCGGCTCGCGGCCGCTCGGCCAGGTGGACGACGAGCACACGGTGGAGCACTTCGGCGACACGGCGCGGCTCGCCGACGAGCTGCTGCAGATCGTCCTGGACGGCGGCAAGCGCGCCACCGCCGAGCTCGTCTCCGAGTTCGCGCACCGCGGGGACCCGCTGCCGCGCATCGGCTCGCACTGGATCGCCTGCGACAGCACCGGGGCACCGCGCATCGTCATCCGGAGCACCGCCCTGCGCATCGGACCGTTCGACAGCGCGGACGCCGCCTTCGCCCACGCCGAGGGCGAGGACGACCGGTCGCTGCGGAGCTGGCAGCGGGAGCACCGTCGCTTCTGGGAGCGGACCTGCCGGGCGCGCGGCGCGGTGTGGTCGGAGCACGAGGACATCGTCTTCGAGTACTTCTCCGTCGTCTGGCCACCGGCCCACGCGGACTGA
- a CDS encoding Brp/Blh family beta-carotene 15,15'-dioxygenase — translation MTALVRADPAPTSTSEVAPALRMWVADRVLAPVTVALVVVAAVCAVVHLAGAPIPMAVQLVPFAASILVFGLPHGALDHLVPARLRPGTSTWTSVVLVVVLYLVVGTATAALWAAAPLAGFLAFIAVTWFHWGQGDLFVDRLLDDGAAGRLGAGLTVAVRGALPMLVPFVAQPAAALLVVTGTTAALGGGTAAGAADAGLPAGARLAGAAFVLALVALHLVVVHRAGGSLWRQGAEYVVLLVFFATVPPVLAVGLYFTLWHSVRHIVRLELTDGASAEDLHHGRLAAPFLRFMRQAWPITAIAVAMLVVLAVVLRRADLGVYLALIAALTTPHAVVVTWMDRVQRTWR, via the coding sequence ATGACCGCGCTCGTCCGGGCCGACCCGGCACCCACGAGCACGTCCGAGGTCGCTCCCGCGCTCCGGATGTGGGTGGCCGACCGGGTCCTCGCCCCCGTCACCGTCGCGCTGGTCGTCGTCGCGGCGGTGTGCGCCGTCGTGCACCTGGCCGGTGCACCGATCCCGATGGCGGTGCAGCTCGTCCCGTTCGCGGCCAGCATCCTCGTGTTCGGGCTCCCGCACGGCGCCCTCGACCACCTCGTGCCCGCCCGGCTGCGTCCGGGGACGAGCACGTGGACGTCCGTCGTGCTCGTGGTCGTGCTCTACCTGGTGGTCGGCACCGCCACCGCGGCGCTCTGGGCCGCCGCGCCCCTGGCCGGCTTCCTCGCCTTCATCGCCGTCACCTGGTTCCACTGGGGGCAGGGCGACCTGTTCGTCGACCGCCTGCTCGACGACGGTGCCGCAGGACGGCTCGGTGCGGGCCTGACCGTCGCGGTGCGGGGCGCGCTGCCGATGCTCGTGCCGTTCGTCGCGCAGCCCGCCGCCGCCCTGCTCGTCGTGACCGGCACCACCGCCGCGCTCGGTGGCGGCACGGCCGCCGGTGCCGCGGACGCCGGACTGCCCGCCGGGGCCCGGCTCGCGGGGGCGGCGTTCGTCCTCGCCCTCGTCGCACTGCACCTGGTCGTCGTGCACCGGGCCGGCGGCTCGCTGTGGCGCCAGGGCGCCGAGTACGTCGTGCTCCTGGTGTTCTTCGCGACCGTCCCACCGGTCCTGGCGGTCGGCCTCTACTTCACCCTCTGGCACTCGGTGCGGCACATCGTGCGGCTCGAGCTGACGGACGGCGCCTCGGCGGAGGACCTGCACCACGGCCGGCTGGCTGCGCCGTTCCTGCGGTTCATGCGACAGGCGTGGCCGATCACCGCGATCGCCGTCGCGATGCTCGTCGTGCTCGCGGTCGTGCTGCGTCGCGCCGACCTCGGCGTGTACCTCGCCCTCATCGCGGCGCTCACGACACCGCACGCGGTCGTCGTCACCTGGATGGACCGGGTGCAGCGCACGTGGCGGTGA
- a CDS encoding bacteriorhodopsin, whose amino-acid sequence MPDALAPWNATLSLAEHSIIVYALSVAGLALFAFFVKSWVSTNEITGRFRSGVYAGMCITGIAFLSYVLLVIEFALGYERKGDSWVPNANAILSWAPRYFDWTVTVPLLVIELLAVATLVGAAARRLRAVGIAAAFLMISTGFIGGVVIDSGTNTGALWLWGIISGIFMVVLYVLVVYVVVKGGRDLRGTEAAGTLRNTGILLIVTWLAYPIVFGLQGWGHGGAVITWMQVILSAADIVAKVGFGSMIHKIAKLRSAEDVRAGVDTLPEALWISSEKLSDGTIPNTATVHHTQHSGSAAGEHLGRH is encoded by the coding sequence ATGCCCGATGCACTCGCTCCGTGGAACGCGACCCTGTCGCTCGCCGAGCACTCGATCATCGTCTACGCACTCTCCGTCGCCGGCCTCGCCCTCTTCGCGTTCTTCGTGAAGTCGTGGGTGTCGACGAACGAGATCACCGGCCGGTTCCGGTCCGGCGTCTACGCCGGCATGTGCATCACCGGCATCGCCTTCCTGTCCTACGTGCTGCTGGTCATCGAGTTCGCGCTCGGCTACGAGCGCAAGGGCGACTCGTGGGTCCCGAACGCCAACGCGATCCTGTCGTGGGCCCCGCGGTACTTCGACTGGACCGTCACCGTCCCGCTGCTCGTCATCGAGCTCCTCGCCGTCGCGACCCTCGTCGGCGCCGCGGCCCGCCGCCTGCGCGCCGTCGGCATCGCCGCCGCGTTCCTGATGATCAGCACCGGCTTCATCGGCGGCGTCGTCATCGACTCGGGCACGAACACCGGCGCCCTGTGGCTCTGGGGCATCATCTCCGGCATCTTCATGGTCGTCCTGTACGTGCTCGTGGTCTACGTCGTCGTCAAGGGCGGCCGCGACCTCCGGGGCACCGAGGCGGCGGGGACGCTCCGCAACACCGGCATCCTGCTCATCGTCACGTGGCTGGCCTACCCGATCGTCTTCGGCCTGCAGGGCTGGGGCCACGGCGGCGCCGTCATCACCTGGATGCAGGTCATCCTGTCGGCCGCGGACATCGTCGCGAAGGTCGGCTTCGGCTCGATGATCCACAAGATCGCCAAGCTCCGCTCGGCCGAGGACGTCCGCGCCGGGGTCGACACCCTGCCCGAGGCGCTCTGGATCTCGTCCGAGAAGCTCTCGGACGGCACCATCCCGAACACCGCCACGGTCCACCACACGCAGCACTCCGGCAGCGCTGCCGGTGAGCACCTTGGTCGCCACTGA
- a CDS encoding response regulator transcription factor — MPERIRVALVNDYELVLRGLADMLAPFADRLEIVQLDARERVSVNVDVALYDTFAQPEPDDEDVSRLVTNPKIRTVAVFTWKMDESLIRAATCRGATGYFAKSISGAELADGLLRVAAGESVIGSPRRRVPSGPGVDWPGREHGVSDRQSEILALITQGKRNAEIAELVHLSPNTVKTHIRTLYSKIGAVNRVDAVLWGSEHGFRPDHRSIDR, encoded by the coding sequence ATGCCGGAGCGCATCCGCGTCGCGCTCGTCAACGACTACGAGCTCGTCCTGCGCGGGCTCGCCGACATGCTCGCGCCGTTCGCCGACCGGCTCGAGATCGTGCAGCTCGACGCCCGTGAGCGGGTCTCGGTGAACGTCGACGTCGCGCTCTACGACACGTTCGCGCAGCCGGAGCCCGACGACGAGGACGTGTCCCGCCTCGTGACGAACCCGAAGATCCGCACCGTCGCCGTCTTCACCTGGAAGATGGACGAATCCCTGATCAGAGCCGCAACCTGCCGGGGCGCCACCGGGTACTTCGCGAAGAGCATCTCGGGCGCGGAGCTCGCCGACGGCCTGCTGCGCGTGGCCGCTGGCGAGTCGGTGATCGGGTCGCCGAGGCGACGCGTGCCGAGCGGCCCCGGCGTCGACTGGCCCGGTCGGGAGCACGGCGTCTCGGACCGGCAGTCCGAGATCCTCGCCCTCATCACGCAGGGCAAGCGCAACGCCGAGATCGCCGAACTGGTCCACCTGAGCCCGAACACGGTGAAGACCCACATCCGCACGCTCTACAGCAAGATCGGCGCCGTGAACCGGGTCGACGCGGTCCTGTGGGGATCCGAACACGGCTTCCGGCCGGACCACCGAAGCATCGACCGCTGA
- a CDS encoding sensor histidine kinase, which translates to MSHTPVAHPAPTPPRFRFASGFFAAATWRQFAFHAAHLPIAIGGLVWFALAVGLGLPSALTWFGIVVTAFLVGGSAWFAAVTRRMSAALLGQRVAAPTPRPRRGGPLAWATTRLTDGSTWRAVAYLVVGFVVTTVTFAVSVAVLVSALGAVTHAVWGGFLPEQIGADGRPHRGAQFLGVFVDTVPLQVAFAGLGVVVLLAVWPAVNHGLGSVQRLVIRSMLGAGSRRRRLAEVTASRDAAVVDADTTLRRIERELHDGTQARLVGLAMTLGDARDRLENGAGDDVGVLVAQAHASTKEALVELRALARGIHPPVLDAGLEAALASACSRTPFPVTLRVDLPVRPAPVIEGVAYFGVLELLTNVSKHAGATGASVDVATDGTDLVVTVRDDGSGGAHVSMPRPDGHGTGLGGLLERLRAVDGGLVLDSPVGGPTTVTMTMPSGGPS; encoded by the coding sequence ATGTCCCACACGCCCGTTGCCCACCCGGCACCCACTCCTCCCCGGTTCCGCTTCGCGTCCGGGTTCTTCGCGGCCGCGACGTGGCGGCAGTTCGCCTTCCACGCGGCCCACCTGCCGATCGCGATCGGCGGGCTGGTGTGGTTCGCGCTCGCCGTCGGTCTGGGGCTGCCGTCGGCGCTGACCTGGTTCGGCATCGTCGTGACCGCCTTCCTGGTCGGCGGCTCGGCCTGGTTCGCGGCCGTCACCCGCCGGATGTCCGCCGCCCTGCTCGGCCAGCGGGTCGCCGCGCCCACGCCGCGTCCGCGTCGGGGCGGACCGCTCGCCTGGGCGACGACCCGCCTGACGGACGGATCGACCTGGCGCGCGGTCGCCTACCTGGTCGTCGGCTTCGTCGTCACGACGGTCACCTTCGCCGTGTCGGTCGCCGTGCTCGTCTCGGCGCTCGGTGCCGTCACCCACGCCGTCTGGGGCGGGTTCCTGCCGGAGCAGATCGGTGCCGACGGTCGTCCGCACCGCGGCGCCCAGTTCCTCGGCGTCTTCGTCGACACCGTCCCGCTGCAGGTGGCCTTCGCCGGTCTCGGCGTCGTCGTGCTCCTCGCGGTCTGGCCCGCCGTGAACCACGGTCTCGGCTCCGTGCAGCGTCTGGTGATCCGGTCGATGCTCGGAGCGGGGTCGCGTCGACGTCGGCTCGCCGAGGTCACGGCGTCGCGCGACGCCGCCGTCGTGGACGCCGACACCACCCTGCGACGGATCGAGCGCGAGCTGCACGACGGCACGCAGGCGCGCCTGGTCGGCCTGGCCATGACCCTCGGCGACGCCCGTGACCGCCTGGAGAACGGCGCGGGCGACGACGTCGGCGTGCTGGTCGCGCAGGCGCACGCGTCGACGAAGGAGGCGCTGGTCGAGTTGCGCGCGCTGGCTCGCGGCATCCACCCCCCGGTCCTCGACGCGGGCCTGGAGGCGGCGCTCGCCTCCGCCTGCTCGCGCACGCCGTTCCCGGTGACGCTCCGGGTCGACCTGCCGGTCCGGCCGGCGCCGGTGATCGAGGGGGTGGCGTACTTCGGGGTCCTGGAACTCCTGACGAACGTGTCGAAGCACGCGGGGGCCACCGGCGCCTCGGTCGACGTCGCGACGGACGGGACGGACCTGGTCGTCACGGTCCGCGACGACGGCTCCGGCGGGGCGCACGTCTCGATGCCCCGTCCGGACGGCCACGGCACCGGGTTGGGCGGTCTGCTCGAGCGCCTGCGTGCCGTCGACGGCGGGCTCGTCCTCGACAGCCCGGTGGGAGGCCCGACGACGGTCACCATGACGATGCCGAGCGGGGGACCGTCGTGA
- a CDS encoding lycopene cyclase family protein: MTIVGGGCSGLATAAQLAALPGSPSVLVLEGRTGDDPRSWCSWDDGSDPLPEARSASWDRWDVRTDRGTSTGTDPDHPYVLVRGADRRAAAERRLARSGNVTVVDGTPATSISGDADTRTVHTRSGSVRSVTVLDARGPRCPEVVPAGRVLLHQRFVGQWIDTDRPVFDPTTVTLMDFTGQRPGGPVRFVYVLPVSTTRALVESTVFTPDPADPLDHRAAIAEYVGRRWGLDPGEWRAADEESGCIPMTDVPPADLTGRHDDRWHPAGVDRLETVVGTTRPSSGYGFARSNRHSVAVARHLVAGTPVPALRDHPRTRFLDAVFLRFLRDRPEQAAEAFRRLLALPGPLVVRFMSERSTTVDDIRIVLALQKRPFLAALVRTLADALVRLGQRDTHPRNMRHHSRRPA; this comes from the coding sequence GTGACGATCGTCGGCGGCGGGTGCTCCGGTCTGGCCACCGCGGCACAGCTGGCCGCGCTGCCGGGCTCGCCCTCGGTGCTCGTCCTCGAGGGCCGGACCGGCGACGACCCCCGGTCGTGGTGCTCGTGGGACGACGGCAGCGACCCGCTGCCCGAGGCCCGGTCGGCGTCGTGGGACCGCTGGGACGTGCGGACCGACCGCGGCACCAGCACCGGGACCGATCCGGACCACCCCTACGTGCTCGTCCGCGGCGCGGACCGCCGAGCCGCGGCCGAGCGACGGCTGGCCCGTTCCGGGAACGTCACGGTCGTCGACGGCACGCCCGCCACCTCGATCTCCGGCGACGCCGACACCAGGACGGTGCACACCCGTTCCGGGTCGGTCCGGTCCGTCACCGTCCTCGACGCCCGCGGGCCGCGGTGCCCCGAGGTCGTGCCGGCGGGACGGGTCCTGCTGCACCAGCGGTTCGTCGGTCAGTGGATCGACACCGACCGCCCCGTCTTCGACCCGACGACCGTCACGCTCATGGACTTCACCGGGCAGCGGCCCGGTGGCCCGGTCCGCTTCGTCTACGTCCTGCCCGTGTCCACCACCCGGGCACTCGTCGAGTCGACCGTGTTCACCCCGGACCCGGCCGACCCGCTCGACCACCGTGCCGCGATCGCCGAGTACGTCGGCCGGCGCTGGGGGCTCGACCCGGGGGAGTGGCGGGCCGCCGACGAGGAGTCCGGGTGCATCCCCATGACCGACGTGCCCCCTGCGGACCTGACCGGCCGGCACGACGACCGGTGGCACCCCGCGGGGGTCGACCGGCTCGAGACGGTCGTCGGGACCACCCGGCCCAGCAGCGGCTACGGGTTCGCCCGCAGCAACCGCCACAGCGTCGCCGTCGCCCGTCACCTCGTTGCCGGCACCCCCGTCCCGGCGCTCCGGGACCACCCGCGCACGCGGTTCCTCGACGCCGTGTTCCTGCGGTTCCTGCGCGACCGCCCCGAGCAGGCGGCCGAGGCGTTCCGACGGCTCCTCGCACTGCCCGGGCCGCTCGTCGTCCGCTTCATGAGCGAGCGGTCCACCACGGTCGACGACATCCGCATCGTCCTCGCGCTGCAGAAGCGCCCGTTCCTGGCGGCACTCGTCCGCACGCTCGCCGATGCGCTCGTCCGGCTCGGGCAGCGGGACACGCACCCGCGGAACATGCGGCACCACTCCCGGCGGCCGGCATGA